The Spirochaetota bacterium sequence ATAATATGCCAGTGCACGATCAATATCAGATAAATTATGTATTTGCTTGGTTTGTGATTGCAGAGATTCAAGACATTTATTTAAAGCTTTATTAATATTTTCAGGCAAGTATGCATTATTCATGGTCCTTTCTCCAGAGAAGAAAATCGATAAACTGGTTTAATTGTGAAAGTTCTTCGTTGTTCAAACGTTTTATTTTATATATAAGCAAATATATTTTTTCATCAGAAATTTCATTACAATTATTTTCTGAAAGCGATTCCTCATCAAGAAAATATGAAACTGGTTTTTCAAGATAATTGGCAATTTCTTCAATTTGATGAAAATATACCCTTCTTTTACCTAATTCATAATTAGACAATGCTGCCTGGGTAATGCCAAGCATTTTTGCAAGTTCAAGCTGTGTAATACCCTTTTCTTCACGGGCTAACTGTATCTTTTTCCCTATTTCTTTAAATGCCATAATAATTTACTATTGAGCATTCAACTTGATGATATGTAACATTTTAAAATATCCAAAAATTATTCATAAATTCAGTAAAGCATATTTTTAATTATTAAAAAATTCAAGAAATTCATTGACAAATATAACAATTATAACAGAAATATAACAAAATGTTATATTTTGATTTAAACAATTACTATAAATTTAATTATTTTGTGATGCGATAGTAACTTATGCAAACAAAAACAAGCTACAAAACAAAATAATATAATCTCTGGAGGCGTATATGTTTGATTTCATAATGACAGATGAGCAAATAAAATTGCGAGATGAGGCACGAGATTTTGTAAAATGGGTCCCACGTGAAATGATTCTGGATATGGATGCAGAAAAGATTCATTTTCCAAAAGAATTTTTAAAAGAAGCCGGGAGGAGGAATCTTTTAGGAATACGTTTGCCAAAACAATATGGTGGCAGAGGGCTCAAATGGGTAGATGATTGTATCGTAGCAGAAGAAATAGGTGTTGCCAGTTATTCTCTGGCATGTTTGTGGGGTGTAGGTGCCGATATTGTATGCGAGGCGATAGTTGAATTTGGCAATGAGGAATTAAAACAAGAAGTTGTTGTTCCCCTTCTCAAGGGTGATGTATATGCAGCAGAGTGTTTGACTGAACCGCGAGGCGGGTCAGATTTTTTTGGTGCAACAACTATCGCCAAAAAAGATGGAAGTGATTGGATAATTACTGGCCAAAAGCGATTTATAGTTGGTGCAGAAGGTGCTGACTGGTTTATGGTATATGCCGTAACAAATCCAGAAGGAAAGCCACATGAGCGCCTTACCTGTTTTATGGTTCCCAGAACAAGAGGTGTTGAAACAAAGTATATCTATGGGTTGATGGGAGTACGCGGTGGCGGTGCTGGAAGATTAATTTTAAATGAGGTAAGAGTACCAGAACGATATGCATTAAATGGCATCAATGGTGGTTTTGATGTGTTTGTAAAAAATATGATACCTGAACGATTAGGAACAGCAGCAATGACAATAGGCAGTGTTAGACCAGCTGTGGAAATAGCTACACGGTATACATCAATGCGAAAAGCATTTGGTCAACCTATTGCTAATTTTGAAGCTGTTGGATTCAAAGTAGCCGATAGTGTGATGCTTCTTGATGCAACACGGTCATTGGTATATAGTACCGCTTTGGCAATAGATTCGGGTAAAGTTCATCCCGGAAGAATCAGAAGAATGGTATCAGAATCAAAGAAGTTTGTAACTGAATCCGCCTGGACTATTGCCAATAATTGTATGCAGGTTATGGGAGGTATTGGTTATACAAACGTTTATCCTATTGAAAGGATTGTGCGTGACATTCGCCTTTCAATGATATGGGTTGGCACTAACGAAATAATGGATCTAATTATTCAAAATGAATGGTACAAAGAATATTTCAAAGTAATTTCTAAAGAAAATATTCGTGATGTTGAACAGGATGCACCAGGTGCTGATCAGATAGAGGAAAAAGTATACGAATAAAAATAATATAAATTGTGTAGCTATCTCTGTTCAACGCAGTGATAGCTACACATATATTATAATTCATCGTTTATCATACTAATCAATTCACGTACATCTTCTATATCATGTTCTACTTGATTCCAGTTAATTCGCCTACCCTCCTCTTTTGCTTTTTTATACCGCATCTTTAATGTTGCAAGCATCTGCGATATTATGTCAATTTCAGATTCTATGTTATCAGCTCTTTCTATAGGGCTGTATTGTGCATATTCAGATTTTAACGTGTCACAATCGATTATCTCTCCCCAATGTGGTACATACACTGTGTAACCAAATCTGTTGCGGACTTCATCTGCAAAAGCTGTTGATGCTTTTTCTTCACCATGTATCACAAAAACCTTAAGAGCAGGGTTTTTAATATGGCTCATCCACTCTAGCAAGCCCTCTTTATCAGCATGTGCTGAAAATCCGCCAATAGTGTATATTTTGGCTCGTACAGCTACATTTTCGCCATAAATTTTTACAAGTTGTGCACCATCGATAATTCTACGACCCAATGTGCCTTCGGCCTGATATCCAACAAATACAACTGAAGACTCGGGCTTGTACAGGTTATTTAAAAGATGATGTTTGATTCTTCCTGCAGTGCACATACCGCTTGCTGCAATGATTATCGCACCCTTTGCATTAGTATTTAACCACTTAGATTCTTCCACCGTCTGTACAAAATGAAGATTAGGAAAATCAAGAGGGCTATCGCCTGATTTAAGAAGTGATTTCATTTCATCATCAAAACAATCCTGGTTATTCATGAATATCTCAGTAGCTGATGTTGCAAGTGGTGAATCCAAATATACCGGTATTGGAGGTATTTCCCCTTTTTTTACAAGTTGCGCTATTGTATACAAAATTTCTTGAGTTCGTTCTATAGCAAATGCTGGAATAATAATATTACCTTTCTTATTATATGAATCAAGTATAACATGTTTTAATTCATTATAGGTATCTTCTTTACTTTTATGCAATCTGTCACCATATGTTGATTCAATAAGAAGAATATCAGCATACTCTGGAAGTTCAGGGTCTTTAATTATGGCCTGATTTTTTTGCCCAATATCACCGGAAAAAACAATAACTTTCTCTTTAGAATTATCTTGTATATGCATTTCAATAAACGAAGAGCCTAATATGTGTCCGGCATCGTTAAATCGTACTTTAATTTGAGGGTGAATGGATATTGTATCATGATAGTTAACTGGATTGAAATATTGTAAACATTGTTCTGCATCTTCTGAAGTGTATATGGGTTGGATAAATTCACGACCAAGTTTTTTTCTTTTTTTGTTTATTATCTCTGCATCCTGTTCTTGAATTCGGGCACTATCTGGCAACATTATTGTGGCTAATTGACAGGTTGCTTTTGTTGCATAGATTGGTTTTCTGAATCCTTCTTTTACAAGTTTAGGAATAAGCCCACTATGGTCAATATGTGCATGGGTAAGAAGTAAGCAATCTATCTGTGGTGGAGCATATATAAGGTTTAAGTAATTGCGTTCACGTAGTTCCCTTGTACCTTGAAACATCCCGCAATCAACCATAACGGTAAAATTGCTACTTTTAACAATAAATGATGAACCCGTAACTGTACGTGCACCACCAACAAATTCAATTTTCATATTATTTTCCTTAAAATTATATTCTGACATCACTCTGTATCATACCATCGATAAGTGTAATTACTCGCTGGGTTTTTGATGCTATATACTGATCGTGTGTAACAATAACCACTGTAGTACCCGTCTCATGACAACTTTTAAATAATAAATCAATTAATAAATCCGAGTTTTTTCTATCTAAATTACCTGTTGGTTCATCAGCTAGTATAATGTCAGGATGTGTAATGAGAGCACGAGCTACGGCAATACGCTGACATTCACCACCAGATAATTCAGCAGGTTTGTGATGAGCTCTATCGGCTATTCCAAAATGGTCTAATAATTCTAATGCCTTCTTTTTTGCTTTTTTTGTAGGTTGGCGCATAATCAGAAGAGGCATCATAGTATTTTCAAGGGCAGTAAATTCAGGCATTAAATTATGCATTTGAAAAATAAAACCAATATGAGCATTCCTGAAAGAAGATAGATCATCATATGAATAAGGTGCAATATCCTGATGCAATATCTGTACACTGCCTCCTTGAAATGTATCAAGGCAACCAATAATATGGAGCAGTGTTGATTTACCTGCACCCGATGGACCCATGATAGAAACTATCTCCCCTTTATTAATACTTATACTAACATTTTTAAGGACAGTTAACGAACTGCTGCCATATCCATACTGTTTTAGTAAATTATCAGTTTTAATTACTATATTTTCAGAATATGTTTGTTGAATCATTGTACTATCCATTACGTTTATTCATATCGAATTGACTCAACAGGATGCAATCGTGATGCATGCCATGATGGCAATATAGCAGCAACTGTAGCAATAAAGATTGCAAGTATAGCAACAAGCATAACAAATTCCGGTTGAATCTGAGTGGGGAGCGAATCTATATAATATACATTTTTTGGTATCAAAGAAACAGGATAAAATATACCAAGATCAAATGTGATATAAATCCATGACATTAAACCATTAATAACACCTTCAACCCAGTGAATGATTGCCTCTAAATTTATTGCTGTTACCAGTCCTGTAATAACCCCAATTATTGCACCAATCAGTCCAATAAAAAATCCTTCCAGAATAAAAATTATCATTATTGAGTATGGTTGTGCTCCCATTGCTTTTAAAATGCCAATAGCTTTTCGTTTTTCCATAACCACCATTACCAAAGTACCCATAATAGTGAATGAAGCCGAAATAATTACTAAAAAAAGGATTATTGTCATAATAAGTTTTTCTAATTTCAATGCATAAAATAGATTCTGGTTTTGCTGTTCTGCAGTTATTACCTGATAGTCATACCCAATAATTCCCTGGATAATTGACGAAACTTTATCCATATCGTACACATCATGAAGTTTTAATCCAAGACCGCTAATTATATTACCAATACCAAATAAATTTTGAGACTGTGTAAGAGTCATGAGAATAAGTTTTGTGTCAAAATCATAATACCCTGTCTTAAAGAAAGCAGCAATTCTGTATCTACCAATTCCAGGCGTTATTCCTTCACGTGCTGTCAACCTACCCTTTGGGACAATGATTTCAATGTAATCTCCCAACCTCAGATTATAATTGAAAGCCATCTCTTCACCAATAGCAATTGCGTTGGTGCTTTTAAATTCTTTATCGCCTGCAGTGATAAATTTTGTTACATCTTGTGGAACTTCACCAGGTTTGCCATATCCACGGATGGCTACCGGGAAAATATATGATTTAACACGCACCAGCCCCTGCCCCTGGACAAATGGCAATATGGTTTTGATGTGTGCAACATTTTTAATTTTGTTCGATAGCTCATTGTAATTTGGTATTCCCTCACTATCGGTATCAGCATAGTAACGGCTTATTGTGACATGTGCATCGACATCAAGAATTTTATCGCGTATTTGACTTTGGAAGCCGGTCATTACAGACATCACTACAATTAACACAAACACTCCAATGGCAACAATGAATATGGAGAGAAATGTATTGAACGAAATAAACCCCTGAGATTTTTTAGCTTTGAGATATCGCCAGCCAATAAAAAGCTCAAACAAATGCATAGTAAATCCTTTTGATAAAAGTTTTTACGAATGTATTTGCTAATTTTATTTTGTCAATTAGTTATAGATAAAGTTACGAGTTATTTGTTTATTATTTACTACTTAACTGTTCATATAGTGTTTTTGCTAGTCCAAAATTTGCAGTTTTTGACATCTGGAGGGCATATTCATTATACAACATATCCTCAAATATTTCCTGAGCCATTCCACCATAGAGCAAATCGTTCTCTTTGTGGAGAGTTTTCCGCATCTCTTTCAGCATCTGGTAAACAAATAACGACTCCATTTCAATACATACATCCATTAGCTTTTTATCAACAGGTTTTTCACTTTGTTTTGCAATTGCATCATTGAGCATTGATTTGAATTCTGTAGATTTGCCTTGTAGCTTTTGCTCTATATATTTTTGTCTGTTAATTGAATTAACCGTTTTTTGGTTATCAATAATATTATTTATTGTTGTATCCATACAAACCTCACTGCACAATTAACTCAGCATGAAGGCATCCTGCCTGCTTCATTGCCTTTAAAATAGCAATAATATCCTGAGTGCTCATACCAATATAATTTAACGAATCAACAAGGTCTTTTACTGTTGCTGCATCTTTCAGTAAATACATGCTCCCCTTTTTACGTGTTTCTTCTATTGTAATTGTTATGCCCTGCTTACTTATTACAGCCTGAGAAACACGAATATCACCACCCATAACGATAGTACCATTGCGTTCATTAATAACAACACGCGCACTATATACAGGAACAATTTCAATATTTTCAACTTCAGCAATAAAATCGGTAGCAGAAACATTTTGTGGAATAGTACACTGTATGAAACCCTTATCAATAAGTGGTTGCGAATCTGGATATTTTTTTTCTATGGCAGTTTTAATTTCCCTTGCAACAGAAAAATCAAAATTTAAAAGTGAAAATCGTATTTTTCCATCTTTAACAATCTCAGGTAAGATTTCTTTTTCAACAATACCACCAGAAACTATCCTACCTATTGTTCCCCCTTTACGCTTATCACCGGCAATGGAAACAACACCCTGTGCCACTACATAAGTAATATCATCAGCACCCTTTAATGCTGATTGTAATAGCACACCATTTTCAAGTGATTTTGCATCACCAATGGAAGAAACAGTTACATCTATTCTATCACCAACTCGCACATACGGTGGAAGGGTTGCAGTTACAAGTACCGCAGCAATATTTTTTGAATTAATATTTTCATCATTAAGCCCAAGATTCTTTAATACATTTGAAAGCGAGCTCTGTGTTAATTTAACTTTACTATCGCCTGTACCCTGCAATCCTATAACAAGGCCATACCCATATACTTGATTTTCTTTCAGCCCATCAATTGTTACCAGATCTTTAATTTTTACTGGTACTTCAGCTTCAAGAGATGTTGCACAAAATATAATAACTACTATCACATACCATATTTTTAATGAAAAGTGTTTCATTGCTGTGTTAACTCACCTAAAATTCTTTGAAGATATTGAATTATGATCTGTTGTTTTTCCTGCTCGGTCAATGCTGATGAAGCTGTTTCACCTTCTTTCAATGGCGGTCGAGTTATCTGCACACCCTCTTTGATACCCTGTATCTGCAAAACCAAATTTGCAATATCGCTTGAATTAATTGTGCCACCCTTTATAGCTGCAGGGTTAACGATGCCAGCAACGTTGAAAACAGTTGTTACACCACTAAATGAAAACGTTTTGGTACCTGCAATTCTGAAGTTACCATTGTCAAGGCGTTGCTGCACTGTTGCTGCAATATACAGCGCAATATTACCGCGATGCTGTAGATTTGTGCTGTTATTCTTTGTTGCTTTTTTATTTGCATTTACCTGTGGCAGAAATGGCGTGATGTTGCCATCCGGGCTTGAAGTGACCGTAAACGAATCGTTATTAGCAAGTGTCAGCGTAAAGCGCATTTGCGAAATATCTGTTATTGCTACTGTAAAAATATCGCCTACCTTTATGGTATCCTGTGCAGTGTAAATATTTTTGTCTCTCCAGATTGTATCAGCATACAAAGATGGAACAATCACCAGAGCTATCGCCAACAAATATTTTTTCATAGATAACACTCTATACTATTATTACCAATTTTACCAATGACAGTTTTACCATTAAATAATGAAATTTTTATTTCGTCACCGGTTTTTCCACTTTGTAGTGCTTTACCTGTCATTTCTATCACTATTGATTTTTTAATTAGCCTGACAGTAACCACATCACCTTTAGCTACTATTAATTCATTTAAAATTGGCGATAGCTCCTTTGAAGAGCTATCGGGTATCAAGAAAACCTCAGGCTTTACCAGCTTGACTGCACTTCCGTTAACAATAGCAAGACCGCTTACAACATTTTTTAATGATTGATACACTTCATTTCGAGTAATATATCCGTCTTTGAGTGCATCGTTAGTTATATTTACTTTTTTTACTGCTTCAGCTTCATCACCATCTACTATCGCAATATCATCAACTGTAACTATTTCTTTAGCTAAAATAGTTGATTTTAAATACACCACTACATCTGCATACAACAACGAATGTGCAAAAAATATAATGAGCGTTAATAATAGTATCCTATTCATTATCGCTTTAATCCAATTGCAGTACCTAACATGTTATCAGATGTCTGAATGGCTTTTGAATTGATTTCATATGCACGCTGAGCAACAATCATATTAACCATCTCTTCAACTACCTTTACATTGGACATTTCTAAAAAACCTTGATGCGTACGTGCCATTCCATCAATCCCCGGAGGGCCAGCTATTTCTTCCCCCGATGCAGGTGTTGTTTTATATAAATTGCCACCAATGTTCTGCAACCCTGCAGGGTTAACAAATCGCGCTATCTCAAGCTGGCCAACTTCAATGGGATCATCATCACCAACTATTTTTACAGTAATCCTCCCATCCTGACTTATGGATAATGTTTCCATAATAAAATTTTCTGGCAACACAATTGGTGGTTCAAGTAAATAACCGTTGGAAGTAACAATCTGTCTGTTTGAATCTATTTTGAAAGAACCATCACGAGTATACGCTATTGTTCCATCATAGAGTTGCACTTTAAAAAATCCCTCACCTTCAAGCGCAATATCAAGCTTATTACCAGTTGCCTGCAAACTTCCCTGATCAAACAGCTTCTGGGTTGCTGCAACCTTTACACCATGACCCACTTGAATGCCTGTTGGCACTTCACTTATTTCAGTTGCTGGTGTGCCAGCCATTAGGACGGTTTGGTATATTAAATCTTCAAATTCAGCTCTGATCTTTTTGAAACCTGTTGTGTTAACATTGGACAAATTATTGGATATCGTATCTATATTAAATTGCTGTCCTATCATCCCTGATGCAGCAGTCCATAATGAACGCATCATATAAACACCTCGTTACAATAAAATAGTGTACTTTTATGTACTTTTCGGCATATTTATTTTATTGCTTTATAGAAATGATTGACAAATGAGCTATAAAAGGGTAACAGCGTAGAAGATATAAACAATTATTTGTAACTTTAATACTATATTCAACACACAGTATAAAAATAAAGGAGACACTTATGAAATTAAAAAAAGTGATAGTTTTATTTGTTATTGGACTGCTATTTGCTGCTTGTTCAAGTGTGGATAAGAAAAGTAATTCCTCCAACACATCAACTTCATCACCTAAAAATGGTCCAGGAAAAATCTACTGGGACGACAAATCTTTAAAAGGTGAAGGAAATTTTACTAATGGAGCAAAAACTGGCAAATGGATTTTGTACCATAAGGGTACTGGCGAAAAATTAGCTGAAGGGGAATATGTAGACGACAAACAGCAAGGATTCTGGACATATTATCATAAGAATGGAGCAAAAAGCCTTGAGGGTAATTTTGACCAAGATCAAAAAACAGGAGAATGGATAGCATATTATCCTGAAGGCCCTATCATGTGGAAAGCTACCTTTGTTATAAAGCAAAAAACTGAAAGTGGCTTTACCATGAGAGTTGGTAGCATTGAAGGTACAAAGACATGGTTTTATCAGTCAGGAAGAATCTGGAAGGAAGAGCAGTTTACTAATGGTGAACAGACAGGAAGAAGCCAGGAATACTATGAAAACGGCAATCCAAAAATTATTGCATGGTATAAGGCAGGACAGCTTGATGGACAATGTAATAAATGGTATGAAAATGGCAAAAAATTAGAAGAAGGCACATATAAGGAAAACAAGAAAAACGGTAATTTTAAATTTTATTTTGATAATGGACAGGTTTCTGCTACTGGAAGTTTTATAATGGATAAACCTGAAGGTGACTGGAAATTCTATTCAAAAGAAGGTCTATTGCAAAAAGAAGGCAAATATAAGGATGGCAAAGAAATTGGTTTATGGAATTTCTACATGTATCCAACCAAAGTACAAAGAATAAAAATAATGGAATTGCCTCTACAGGGTGGGATGATAGATAATACCAATGAAAGTGCAAAATTATATAATGAGAAAGGTCAACTTATTGGTTTTGGCCAGTTAACTGGAATTCCAAAAGGCATATATACAATAATGAAAGATGGAAAACCAGCTGGTGAAATGTCATCATCATCTGTACCAGCTGATGATGTTAAAGAAAAAGTTACATATATTTGGACAGGAAAATGGGAAACTCCAAAGAAAAACGGTAAGTGGACTGAATATTATCCTGGCACAAAGAATATAAAATTGGAAGCAACATATTTAATGGATAAATTAAATGGTTCGTATAAAGAATTTTATCCAAATGGTAAAATAAAATCCGAAGGTGAATATTTAAATGACAAGATGAATGGTGAATGGAAAGTATATAAACCAGATGGATCACTGGATGATGCACAGTCGGGCAAGTACATGCTTGGTAAAAAAATGAGTTTTTAATATGTTCAGCAAATATATAAAAAGTTGACTATCATTGTACTGTGATTTATAATATGTTTTCACTTATTTGAATAAGTGCATTTTTGTTGTACATGGGGTTGTCTTATTTTGTGACAGCCCCTATTACTTTTTATCCAATATATTTCGTAATTTCTTAGCTAAATCTAACATTGAAAAAGGCTTTTGTAAAAAATTTGTTTCTTTGTTTATTATATGCTCATAAAGCATTATATCTGTATAACCTGACATAAACAAGCACTGTATATCAGGCTTGATTTGTTTAATTTTTTCATAAAGTTCAACACCATTCATCTGTGGCATTACCAAATCAGTAAGTAGCATGTCAATTTCATTGCTTTTTGTTTTCATTATATCAATAGCCTCAGAAGGTGAACTGGTTATAATTACTTTATACTGTAGCCTCTCCAGCATTATCTGAATCATTTTCAACAGTGATTGTTCATCCTCTACAACCAGCAATGTTTCTCCATTACCAAGAGGTTTTTCATCAATTTTGATTTCATCCTTAATAGTATCTGGAGTTACGTATCGCGGTAAATAAATCTTAAAAGTGCTTCCAATTCCTTTTTCGCTGTATACGGTAATAAATCCATTATTTTGTTTGACTATACCATACACCGTTGACAATCCTAATCCAGTACCTTTACCAATTTCTTTAGTTGTAAAAAATGGGTCAAAGATTTTATTAATAATCTCTTTATCAATACCGCACCCATTGTCACTTACCGAAAGTACCACATATTCACCAGGCAGGCAATCTGTAATATCCCTGCAGTAGTCTTCATCAAGAAGCATGTTCTGTGTATGTATAGTAATAATGCCATTATCACTAATCGCATCACGAGCATTTATACATAAATTTGCTACTATCTGGTTAACCTGAGTTGGGTCAATGAGTACATTCCAAAGTTGAGGATGTGGATTAAATCGTAATTCAATATTCTCGCCAATTAATCGTTGTAACATCTTCAACATATTTCCTACAACGTCGTTGATATTTATCACATGGGGCTCAGTGATTTGCTTTCGTGCAAAAGTTAAAAGTTGTCGGGTGACATCAGCTGAACGCTTTGCTGCGCTTATAATTTCATTTAAATATATTTCCAGATCCTTTTTATTATCTATTTGCATTAATGCTAACTGTGCATTTCCCATTATTACTTCAAGCATGTTGTTGTAATCATGAGCAACACCCCCTGCCAACCTGCCAATTGATTCAAGTTTTTGAGCCTGTATGAGCTGTTCTTTTAATCTATCTCTTTCTTCTTCAGCTTTTTTCCTTTCGGTTATGTCAATATATAAGGTAGCAATATATGCTGGGTTCTTGTCACTATCATATAATACAAACCTATTGGCCATCCACCACTTAATGCCTGATTTATGATGTAGAGCAACTTCAACTGGTTCAACTTTTCCTTCTTTAATAGCCTCTCTATCTCCCCTAAGCAGTTTTTCAGCATCCTCTTTAGGAAAAACATCGTAGGGAGTTTTGCCAAGCCAATCTTCTTTTTTTAATTCCATAACCCTTTCCCACTCATCATTTAAATAAATATATCTTCCCTGCAAATCGCGTATGACAACAACAAGTGGGAGATTTTTCATAAACAATGAAAATTTTTCTTCTGATTCTTCTATCTTTTTTGCAGCTATCTTAATATCAGAAATATCTTTAAAAACAGTTGCAAACTGTCCCTTTTGTGGTGAAAACACTGAGATAATAAAATATTTATTCATTGGCTCATAATATGTTTCAAAAACAGTTGATTTACCAGTTAAAGCTACTTCTTTGTATATTTCAAAAAAAGGTGGTTTTTCTGTGTTATATACTTCTGTTGCTAATTTATACAACACATCTTCCTTTTTTAATGATAGAATTTGTTCATATTGCGGGTTGACATCTATAATTCTATAATTTACGGGATTATTGTTTTCATACACAAGCTCATGCAGGCAAATTCCATCATTGGAATGAATAAATATATTTTTGAATTTTTCTTCGCTTATTCGCAGTATTTCTTCTATTTTTCTGCGTTCAGTTATATCATGGGCTATGGCATAAGCTATTCCAAGTGATGTAACAGGATGTGAATTCCACTCTAACCATCGATATGTTCCATCTTTGCAACGATACCTGTTTTCAAATGTTATTAGATCATTTCCTTTGAGTAAATCATTTTGAATTACATGCAATGTTTTTTCAATATCATCAGGGTGTATAAATTCTAAGAATGGCCTTGACAGTAGCTCTTCCTGTGTATATCCCAGTGTTTTTTCAAATGCGGGATTAACCATTAAAAATGTTGCCGTGTGTAAATCTGTAATGCATGCTAAATCCTTAGTTAAAAGAAATAGATTTTTATAAGACTCCTCCTTTTCTTTATGGAGTTGAATTTCGTATACTATCTGGGATAATATGGTTACCCTGCTAATGTCTATCGGAGAATATTCCTTACTGATAGTGCCAACTCCTAAAATTGCAACTAATGAATTATTAATGAAGACAGGGATAAAAAGTTCACTTAATGGTTTTGAAATATTTGTAACTTTACAGCTAAAGTATTGTGATTCTTTATTATTTATAACCGGTTTTTTAGTTTCCTTACATTCATTCCACAATTTTTCATAATCTATACTGCAATCAATGGTATTATCAATGCAAAATGAGTGGAATGAATCTGGTGATACAATATTTGTTAATTCACCGGTTTTATTATAATAGTATTTATAACAAACAAAACAACTTACCTGGCTATCAGTAATATCTGCAATCAATTTTAACGCATATTGGATAAATTCCTCTTTAGAATGCTGCATTGAGTAGTTGATGAATCGTATTCTGATTTCGGATAATAGCTGAAAAAAACTTTCTTTTGTTCTATCCTGAATAATAATGACTGTACCCAGAATATTTCCTTCATTATTTTTTATTATTGTACCTTTAAAATCTATAGGAATCACTGTATTATTTCGTGAAAGAAGAACAGTTGTATAGTAATCTCCTTGAAATGAACCTTTGAGTATAGATTGATAGATATCATCATTAGATATTAATAAATTTTTATTAATAATATTAAGAACATCACCAACGTATTTTCCTTTAACATCTTCGTACTGCCAGCCAGTCAATAATTCAGCAATATAGTTGAATATCTCAATGTTTCCATTGCTGTCGGTGACAACAATTGCATCCCCTATTGATTCCAGAATTAGTTTGTATTGCAAAAATTGTCTTAGTTGTTCACTTTTAGCATCGGAAAG is a genomic window containing:
- a CDS encoding flagellar basal body P-ring protein FlgI; protein product: MKHFSLKIWYVIVVIIFCATSLEAEVPVKIKDLVTIDGLKENQVYGYGLVIGLQGTGDSKVKLTQSSLSNVLKNLGLNDENINSKNIAAVLVTATLPPYVRVGDRIDVTVSSIGDAKSLENGVLLQSALKGADDITYVVAQGVVSIAGDKRKGGTIGRIVSGGIVEKEILPEIVKDGKIRFSLLNFDFSVAREIKTAIEKKYPDSQPLIDKGFIQCTIPQNVSATDFIAEVENIEIVPVYSARVVINERNGTIVMGGDIRVSQAVISKQGITITIEETRKKGSMYLLKDAATVKDLVDSLNYIGMSTQDIIAILKAMKQAGCLHAELIVQ
- a CDS encoding flagellar basal body L-ring protein FlgH, producing MKKYLLAIALVIVPSLYADTIWRDKNIYTAQDTIKVGDIFTVAITDISQMRFTLTLANNDSFTVTSSPDGNITPFLPQVNANKKATKNNSTNLQHRGNIALYIAATVQQRLDNGNFRIAGTKTFSFSGVTTVFNVAGIVNPAAIKGGTINSSDIANLVLQIQGIKEGVQITRPPLKEGETASSALTEQEKQQIIIQYLQRILGELTQQ
- a CDS encoding flagella basal body P-ring formation protein FlgA produces the protein MNRILLLTLIIFFAHSLLYADVVVYLKSTILAKEIVTVDDIAIVDGDEAEAVKKVNITNDALKDGYITRNEVYQSLKNVVSGLAIVNGSAVKLVKPEVFLIPDSSSKELSPILNELIVAKGDVVTVRLIKKSIVIEMTGKALQSGKTGDEIKISLFNGKTVIGKIGNNSIECYL
- the flgG gene encoding flagellar basal-body rod protein FlgG, whose protein sequence is MMRSLWTAASGMIGQQFNIDTISNNLSNVNTTGFKKIRAEFEDLIYQTVLMAGTPATEISEVPTGIQVGHGVKVAATQKLFDQGSLQATGNKLDIALEGEGFFKVQLYDGTIAYTRDGSFKIDSNRQIVTSNGYLLEPPIVLPENFIMETLSISQDGRITVKIVGDDDPIEVGQLEIARFVNPAGLQNIGGNLYKTTPASGEEIAGPPGIDGMARTHQGFLEMSNVKVVEEMVNMIVAQRAYEINSKAIQTSDNMLGTAIGLKR